The Rhodothermales bacterium genomic sequence TCAACTGCGCCCGCTGCCACGACCACAAGTTCGACCCCCTCACCCAGAAGGAATATTACCAGTTCTTCGATTATTTCAACCAGACCTCCGAGGAGGGCGGCCTGGCCCACGGCAAGGTGGAGCCGGTGCTCGACCTGAGCAAACCACAAGACCTCGTCCAGCTCGATGAACTACAGGCGACGGTCGACGCCGTCGCCCTGGAAGTCAGGCTTCTCGAAGATAACCTCTTCCCCCGCCCCGCCGGCAAACCCGCCGCAGAATCCCCCAACGCCCGCGGCCTCATCGGCGAAAATGTCGACGCCCTCAAGCAGGCCCCCGAACGACGCAGCAGCTACTACCTCCGGCTCCTCGAAGAGGCGTTCCAGGACACCGAGCCGGCGTATGCCGGGCTACTCAATACCCTCCGTCGCGCCGTCGTCGACCGCGACCGGCAGAATGCGCTCAACGTGCGGGTGATGGTGATGGACGAGCGCCCCGAGCCGCGTACGTCGACCATCCTGGAGCGCGGCGTGTACAACAAGCCGGCCGAGGCCGTCTCCCGGGATGTGCCGGCCTTCCTGCCCACCCTCGCCAACGAGCAAGACAACAACCGCCTCGCCCTCGCCGAATGGGTCGTCCGCCCCGACAACCCCCTCACGGCCCGCGTCACCGTCAACCGCTACTGGCAGGCGTTTTTTGGGGTCGGACTGGTAAAATCCGCCGAGGATTTCGGGGTGCAGGGCGAGCAGCCGTCGCATCCCGAGTTGCTGGATTGGCTGGCGGTGGACTTCGTCGAATCCGGCTGGGACGTCAAGGCCCTCCACCGCCAGATCGTCCTCAGCGACGCCTACCGCCGCGCCTCCCCCGCCACGGCCGAGGCCCGCGAGCGCGACCCGGAAAACCGCCTCCTCGCCCGCGGCCCCCGCTACCGGCTACCGTCGTGGATGCTCCGCGACCAGGCCCTGGCCCTCGCCGGCCTGCTGGTGGATTCCCTCGGCGGCCCGCCCGTCTTCCCCTATCAGCCCGAAGGCATCTGGGAGGAGGCCACCTTCGGTCAGACGCGCTACACGCAGGACCAGGGCGACGCCCTCTACCGGCGGACGCTCTACATCTTCTGGCGCCGCATCGTCGGCCCAACGACGCTGTTTGATACGGCGTCGAGGCAAACCTGCACCGTCAACGTCTCCCGAACCAACACCCCCCTCCACGCCCTCGTCACCCTGAACGACATCACCTACATCGAGGCGGCCCGCCTCATGGCGGAGCGGGTGATGGGGATGGCGGATACGGACGAGAAGCGAATCGATACCGCCTTCCGCCTGGCCACGGCCCGCACCCCGACGGAGGCCGAGCGCCAGGTGCTCGCCGCCCGGCTGGCAACCCTCCGCGCCCAGTTCACCGCCGACCCCGACGCCGCCACCCGCCTCCTCGCCGTCGGCGAAAAACTCCGTAACGAGGCGCTGGACCCCGTCGAGACCGCCAGCTTCGCCGGCCTTTGTAGCCTCATCCTGAACCTGGACGAAACCCTGACGAAGCAATGAACCCCATCCGTGAGATGCACGCGGCGATCACCCGTCGCCAGTTCTTTGGACGGTTCTCCGCCGGCATCGGCGCCGCGGCGCTGGGCTCGTTGATGGCCGGAACCACCTCCGGCCCGGCCGCCGGCCTCATCCTGTCCGATCTCCCGCACTTCGCCCCCCGCGCGAAACGCGTCATCTACCTGTTCCAGAACGGGGCGCCATCCCATGTGGATCTGTTCGACTACAAGCCGGCGCTTAAACAATGGCATGGCACCCAGATCCCCGACTCCCTCACCGACGGCAAACGCTTCAGCACCATGACCGGGGGGCAGACCGATCGGCCCGTCCTCTCCCCCATCACGAACTTCGCGCAACACGGCCAGAGCGGCGCCTGGGTGTCGGATT encodes the following:
- a CDS encoding DUF1549 and DUF1553 domain-containing protein produces the protein KETLLRRVTLDLTGLPPTLEQLDAFLADDAPDAYDRVVDRLLASPAYGERWAWDWLDAGRYADTNGFQGDPTRTMWPWRDWVVRSINENTPYDRFTVDQLAGDLQPDAGVEQVLATAFNRNHMYNGEGGRIPEETRVENVFDRVETLGTVWLGLTVNCARCHDHKFDPLTQKEYYQFFDYFNQTSEEGGLAHGKVEPVLDLSKPQDLVQLDELQATVDAVALEVRLLEDNLFPRPAGKPAAESPNARGLIGENVDALKQAPERRSSYYLRLLEEAFQDTEPAYAGLLNTLRRAVVDRDRQNALNVRVMVMDERPEPRTSTILERGVYNKPAEAVSRDVPAFLPTLANEQDNNRLALAEWVVRPDNPLTARVTVNRYWQAFFGVGLVKSAEDFGVQGEQPSHPELLDWLAVDFVESGWDVKALHRQIVLSDAYRRASPATAEARERDPENRLLARGPRYRLPSWMLRDQALALAGLLVDSLGGPPVFPYQPEGIWEEATFGQTRYTQDQGDALYRRTLYIFWRRIVGPTTLFDTASRQTCTVNVSRTNTPLHALVTLNDITYIEAARLMAERVMGMADTDEKRIDTAFRLATARTPTEAERQVLAARLATLRAQFTADPDAATRLLAVGEKLRNEALDPVETASFAGLCSLILNLDETLTKQ